The following proteins are encoded in a genomic region of Streptococcus sp. 29892:
- a CDS encoding nucleoside phosphorylase encodes MLLEEFENTSAVIEPTDKAIRGGGEVCDTMIFSFNGEIVDRVRQLPERREGGHLQTLNGCHPWYILERDGLCVAVMLAVIGAPMAVGHLEELKACGFENFIVLGSCGVLDKSLAADKIIIPSSALRDEGTSYHYAPASEEISYDSALLLTMEKALDQAGIEHVRAKTWTTDAFYRETAAKVKRRLAAGAMVVDMEASAIMAWANYRQAKVYQFFYTADYVDHHKNEWDTRREERTADSMTFFEVAMAIARKLESRSC; translated from the coding sequence ATGCTACTAGAAGAATTTGAAAACACCTCTGCAGTCATTGAACCAACGGATAAGGCTATTCGTGGTGGCGGTGAGGTATGTGACACCATGATTTTCTCCTTCAATGGGGAAATCGTAGACCGTGTCCGTCAGTTGCCTGAACGCAGGGAAGGTGGTCATTTACAGACCTTAAATGGTTGTCACCCTTGGTATATTTTAGAGAGGGACGGACTGTGTGTTGCGGTCATGTTGGCAGTCATTGGTGCTCCCATGGCGGTTGGTCATCTGGAAGAACTGAAGGCCTGTGGGTTTGAGAACTTTATCGTTCTGGGTTCTTGTGGGGTGCTGGATAAGTCGCTTGCTGCGGATAAGATTATTATTCCTAGCTCTGCCCTTCGGGACGAGGGGACTAGTTACCACTACGCTCCTGCCAGCGAGGAAATCAGCTATGATTCTGCTCTGCTATTAACCATGGAAAAGGCCTTGGACCAAGCGGGAATCGAGCATGTGCGGGCCAAGACCTGGACCACGGACGCTTTCTATCGGGAAACGGCTGCCAAGGTCAAACGTCGCCTAGCCGCTGGTGCCATGGTGGTCGATATGGAAGCTTCTGCTATCATGGCCTGGGCCAATTATCGTCAGGCCAAGGTCTATCAATTTTTCTACACGGCAGACTATGTGGACCACCACAAGAACGAGTGGGATACCCGTCGGGAAGAACGGACGGCTGACAGTATGACCTTCTTTGAAGTGGCCATGGCCATTGCAAGAAAATTAGAAAGTAGATCATGTTAA
- the cysE gene encoding serine O-acetyltransferase, whose product MGWWKDTIEIVKEKDPAARTTLEVLLTYPGVKALAAHRLSHWMWKKGFKLLARMHSQFWRFWTNIEIHPGAEIASGVFIDHGAGLVIGETAIIESGVMLYHGVTLGGTGKDCGKRHPTVRRGALVSAHAQVIGPIEIGENAKVGAAAVVLADVPADVTVVGMPAKIVRVHGQKDEKVIHDMEGGREHYTTKLAELREASHHSSHL is encoded by the coding sequence ATGGGTTGGTGGAAGGACACCATTGAGATTGTAAAAGAAAAAGATCCGGCAGCACGGACGACCTTGGAAGTTCTTTTGACCTACCCAGGTGTCAAGGCCTTGGCTGCCCACCGTTTGTCCCACTGGATGTGGAAAAAAGGTTTTAAATTACTAGCTCGGATGCACAGCCAATTTTGGCGTTTTTGGACTAATATTGAAATTCATCCAGGTGCCGAGATTGCTTCGGGAGTCTTCATTGACCATGGAGCCGGTTTGGTCATTGGAGAAACCGCCATTATCGAATCAGGTGTCATGCTTTACCACGGCGTAACGCTTGGTGGAACGGGTAAGGATTGTGGCAAACGCCATCCGACTGTGCGAAGAGGAGCTCTGGTTTCTGCCCACGCCCAAGTCATTGGTCCCATTGAGATTGGGGAAAATGCTAAAGTGGGTGCAGCTGCCGTTGTCCTAGCCGATGTTCCAGCAGATGTGACAGTAGTCGGCATGCCAGCTAAAATTGTCCGTGTGCATGGTCAAAAAGATGAGAAGGTCATTCATGACATGGAAGGTGGTCGTGAACACTACACTACCAAACTGGCAGAGCTGAGAGAAGCCAGCCATCATTCGTCGCATTTGTAG
- a CDS encoding GNAT family N-acetyltransferase produces the protein MITATNVLNLQQLSAAKTLISTVQSHDGTYRAPYLSNMLNFDPEMPAFFLAYQGEQLVGLLTVYADDEDVELAIIVHPDYRRQGLAGKLYDCYQMKTANYPIASVTFQTERAFLDKHPDLATAWDLVENTDTETWLVREREPYQFSQQAELTVSLAQAHHADDIARFQTQVFDSDYEVALRYVREAIADADSLLYLLEHSGAVIGSCTVDISTDDNYLYGLAIAPDQQRKGYGTYLVKAVINDLIRKNDKPFQIAVEDDNLIAKRLYETIGFTKQTQVVYLDPKGE, from the coding sequence ATGATAACAGCAACTAATGTCCTAAATCTTCAGCAATTATCCGCAGCAAAAACTCTGATAAGCACTGTACAATCCCATGACGGAACCTATCGTGCCCCTTACCTGTCAAATATGCTCAACTTTGACCCTGAAATGCCAGCTTTTTTCTTGGCTTATCAAGGCGAACAGTTGGTGGGGCTCTTGACTGTGTATGCTGATGATGAGGATGTAGAACTTGCGATTATCGTGCACCCAGACTACCGCAGACAGGGTCTGGCAGGCAAGCTCTATGATTGCTACCAGATGAAGACGGCAAACTATCCTATCGCTAGTGTGACCTTTCAGACCGAACGTGCCTTTCTGGACAAGCACCCAGACCTTGCGACAGCATGGGACTTGGTTGAAAATACGGATACTGAGACATGGCTGGTACGTGAGCGAGAGCCTTATCAGTTCTCACAACAGGCTGAACTCACAGTAAGTTTGGCACAGGCTCACCATGCAGATGACATTGCACGTTTTCAGACACAGGTCTTTGATAGCGACTACGAGGTGGCTCTTCGTTACGTGCGTGAGGCTATCGCTGATGCAGATAGCTTGCTTTATCTTTTGGAACATAGCGGAGCGGTTATCGGTTCTTGCACAGTAGATATCTCGACCGATGATAACTACCTTTACGGTTTAGCTATTGCCCCAGACCAGCAACGAAAAGGATATGGTACTTACTTAGTCAAAGCTGTCATCAATGACCTTATCAGGAAAAACGACAAACCTTTTCAAATCGCTGTCGAAGATGATAACCTCATCGCTAAGCGGCTGTATGAAACTATCGGTTTTACAAAGCAGACACAAGTAGTTTACCTAGACCCAAAAGGAGAATGA